A window of the Plasmodium vinckei vinckei genome assembly, chromosome: PVVCY_08 genome harbors these coding sequences:
- a CDS encoding protease, putative, whose translation MMFRVLIFLCINIICFMLIEGFKINKNNIIIHKYKKHGGYNKINSSALRKIKQTYTYKKFAVHLKSNDNSINNIKHRNIIKEQLSNFYKKNVYLFSKILLYMKNGTSFITEKFTTSLGSQILISISFFFLHFYLLSKNFIILFPYQLIPNHSNILMGLDFNNAFLIFSSLFFLKNIISNFGSFKTRLAPNRFTIPLKEDKRKNILTVAVLFLASYILSGYVSIYAEQILRYSKSFNLDISDTTIKSLQILIGHFMWVGCSVKIFSKFLYPYFKNNVSSLNFRYKDSWCFKVIYGYVCSHYIFNIIDLLNNTIINYFHNDDDIYIENSIDNIINEKEFLSTFLCVISPCFSAPFFEEFIYRFFVLKSLSLFMNIHYAVTFSSLLFAIHHLNIFNIIPLFFLSFFWSYIYIYTDNILVTMIIHSFWNIYVFLSSLYS comes from the exons ATGATGTTTAGGGTTTTGATTTTTCTGTGCATTAacataatttgttttatgtTGATTGAAGGgtttaaaataaacaagaataatataattatacataaatataaaaaacatgggggatataataaaataaactcGTCTGCATTAAGAAAGATAAAACAAACATACACATACAAAAAGTTTGCAGTTCATTTAAAATCAAATGACAattcaataaataatataaaacatagaaatataataaaagaacaGTTatctaatttttataaaaaaaatgtatatttgttttcaaaaatattattgtatatgaaaaatggaACAAGTTTTATAACAGAAAAGTTTACAACTTCATTAGGTTCACAGATTTTAATttctatatcatttttttttttacatttttatttattgtctaagaattttattattttatttccctATCAGCTAATACCTAATCATTCGAATATTCTTATGGGCCTAGATTTTAATAATGcatttcttattttttcatcgttattttttttaaaaaatattatatcaaaTTTTGGAAGTTTTAAAACCAGATTAGCACCAAACAGATTTACAATACCTTTGAAAGAAGAcaagagaaaaaatatattaacagtAGCAGTTTTATTTCTTGCCTCCTATATATTATCAG GGTATGTTTCGATATACGCTGAGCAGATATTGAGATATTCCAAATCCTTTAATTTGGATATCTCCGACACGACTATAAAATCATTGCAG ATACTAATTGGGCATTTCATGTGGGTAGGGTGCAGTGTTAAAATATTcagtaaatttttataccCTTATTTCAAAAACAATGTGAGCAGTTTAAATTTCCGATACAAAGATAGTTGGTGTTTTAAAGTTATATATGGATATGTATGCTCtcattacatttttaatattatagacTTATTGaataatacaataataaattattttcacaatgatgatgatatatatatagaaaacaGTATAgacaatataattaatgaaaaagaatttctttcaacatttttatgtgTAATAAGTCCATGTTTTAGTGCCCCATTTTTTGaagaatttatttatagatTTTTTGTTCTTAAAAGTTTAAGtttatttatgaatatacattatgctgttacattttcatcattacTTTTTGCTATTCaccatttaaatatttttaatataatacctttattttttttatcatttttttggtcttatatttatatttacacaGACAATATACTTGTCACCATGATTATTCATTCCTTTTGGAACATTTACGTTTTCTTATCCTCCCTCTATAGCTAG
- a CDS encoding pseudouridylate synthase, putative, which yields MKIVVEKTSGLNVVDKKFKPKYFIKNKLRFVSPYVYTYKLFSKKRWFGKNIVDVLASEFCAYNTDYFLESIKKGYIKVNNKNITNDYIIKSNDFIEHKLLLFEKPVLYNKIIILYEDENFICVNKVASMPTHPVGSYQYNSLLRILQNYISQSGKNETQNKNDNEIDDVIKIDLNLKKNNFHVLDTIYTHWKESKEKSKFKFSKQILNNDNYEEINEGNSEKKKKKRKIYNNGQNYLNDSGNFNKKLATNCNENKTELTNVTNEESPLLNNEVETNIESNILKNEKSVSLENGECSTNLCDNKKFIKSEKKEINYKVNSSKQNEINYKLNSSKQNEINEDNNNKDDSYIYTLHRLDKLTSGIVLFGKNKKFSTLFSEYVCNNKITKSYITRVEGDFRNLIKKLINENKILQSHNENFNEDDEINNLYEEYCNNNGIKNNDIYQFNGDPVGSFKNDIFLYRNKYKNNDNKNIENKETDLKNLFNSIKENNKYAEDLFDISKFEDDQNIKQMDEDFETYHKYFVIDFGYMYCEDKKLLKYVFTKYNKENYQIANQYSIKPSVTKFMFLSYNSQLNESLLLCQPMTGRTHQIRTHLKSLSFPISNDSHYNPNVEKEYMTKTEKLYFENQPNGESKNIEKYSYYPLVPFMNTSFNWLYDDNINLNNIDNEENLNNYFFKNLNNSTYHSSGIFLHSFRYTWDQVFDIFTLLPKWCNLFYIPKSLFIFLLYGCLSTPSKIC from the coding sequence atgaagATTGTTGTAGAAAAGACGAGTGGATTAAATGTTGTAGATAAAAAGTTTAAGcccaaatattttataaaaaataaattacgATTTGTATCTCCATAtgtttatacatataaactattttccaaaaaaagatggtttggaaaaaatatagtggATGTATTAGCTTCTGAATTTTGTGCATACAATACAGATTACTTTTTAGagtcaataaaaaaagggtatataaaagtaaataataaaaatataactaacgattatataattaaaagtaatgattttattgaacataaattattgttatttgaaaaaccagttttatataataaaataataattttatatgaagatgaaaattttatttgtgtaAATAAAGTGGCTAGTATGCCTACTCATCCAGTTGGCTCTTATCAATATAACTCTCTCCTAagaattttacaaaattatattagcCAATCTGGAAAAAACGAAactcaaaataaaaacgaCAATGAAATAGACGATGTTATCAAAATCGAtcttaatttaaaaaaaaataattttcatgttttggatacaatatatacacaCTGGAAAGAAAGCAaagaaaaatcaaaatttaaattctcaaaacaaattttaaataacgataattatgaagaaataaatgaaggaaatagcgaaaaaaaaaaaaaaaaaagaaaaatttataataatggaCAAAATTACCTGAACGATTCAggaaattttaataaaaagctAGCTACAAATtgtaatgaaaataaaacgGAGCTCACCAATGTAACAAATGAAGAATCACCACTACTTAATAATGAAGTGGAGACAAATATAGAATCGAACATTTTGaagaatgaaaaaagtGTGTCCCTTGAAAATGGAGAATGTTCTACCAATTTATgcgataataaaaaatttattaaaagcgaaaaaaaagaaataaattataaagtaAATAGCTcgaaacaaaatgaaataaattataaactaAATAGCTcgaaacaaaatgaaataaatgaagataataataacaaagatgattcttatatttatacattacATAGGTTAGATAAATTAACATCAGGAATTGTATtatttggaaaaaataaaaaattttctacattattttctgaatatgtgtgtaataataaaataacaaaatctTATATAACACGTGTGGAAGGTGATTTTCGAAATttgattaaaaaattgattaatgaaaataaaatattacaaagTCATAAcgaaaattttaatgaagatgatgaaataaataatttatatgaagagtattgtaataataatggaataaaaaataatgatatatatcaGTTTAATGGTGATCCAGTAggttcatttaaaaatgatatatttttatatcgtaataaatataaaaacaatgataataaaaatattgaaaataaagaaacagatttaaaaaacttatttaattctataaaggaaaataataaatatgcagAAGATCTTTTTGATATATCCAAATTTGAAGAtgatcaaaatataaaacaaatggaTGAAGATTTTGAAACttatcataaatattttgtcaTAGATTTTGGGTATATGTATTGtgaagataaaaaattattaaaatatgtttttacaaaatataataaagaaaattatcaGATTGCTAATCAATATTCTATAAAACCTAGTGTAACcaaatttatgtttttgtCATATAATAGCCAACTTAATGAATCACTTCTATTATGCCAACCAATGACTGGAAGAACCCATCAGATTAGAACCCATCTAAAAAGCTTGTCTTTCCCTATATCGAATGATTCACATTATAATCCAAATGTTGAAAAGGAATACATGACAAAAACAgagaaattatattttgaaaatcaACCAAATGGggaaagtaaaaatatagaaaaatattcatactATCCACTTGTTCCTTTTATGAATACCTCATTTAATTGGCTAtatgatgataatataaatttaaataatatagataatgaagaaaatttaaataattatttttttaaaaatttaaataactCTACTTATCATAGTTCAGGAATTTTTCTACATTCATTTAGATACACATGGGATCAAGTATTCGATATTTTTACTCTTCTTCCAAAGTGgtgtaatttattttatattccaAAATCCCTCTTCATATTTTTGCTATATGGCTGTTTGTCGACACCCAGCAAAATTTGTTAA
- a CDS encoding phospholipid or glycerol acyltransferase, putative → MGKIKKRKIGHMMKKLEYHMISQILFGFHLRLFLNTVYNKPWEWDKYHIYFCILIIYISIIVIYVLKMYFLFYKLDLKNFPADKINVQPPVKNTKNVHPYAAFERLDLVNMSIFKLMYGATFVAPWKVVLVMLLAIFNLSITTFISLFSNKGNDTEENVTVIKIYSIILKRVCRILLWLMGVNRIENQHLCDNEWPKNIVSNHVSALDPLYFIQEHACSFVAKRSIRDDFFIGLSIRVLKCVCVQRETAEDRKAALDNIRERQLAVNKKDSNYPSFVIFSEGTTTNGKQLISLKKGAFNALLPITPVLIVYKYDFLNPAYDSIPYDWWVILMLCTFQSISLKAYWLPKVHPPSKEKYPDLTTEELIDMFHDEVSKIMFQSMKKYNPKAPQDIDDYKDWPGSLRMKFAFYKYALGSLTDEFFKNESKPSQVS, encoded by the exons ATgggaaaaataaagaagagAAAAATTGGACATATGATGAAGAAGCTCGAATATCATATGATAtcacaaattttatttgggTTTCATTTgagattatttttaaatacagTTTATAATAAGCCATGGGAATGGGAtaaatatcatatatatttttgtatccttattatatatatatctattatagttatatatgttcttaaaatgtattttttattctataAATTAGATTTAAAGAATTTCCCTGctgataaaattaatgttCAACCTCCAGTCAAAAATACTAAAAATGTTCATCCTTATGCTGCTTTCGAACGTCTAGATTTAGTTAATATGAGTATTTTCAAGTTGATGTATGGAGCCACTTTTGtt gCACCTTGGAAAGTGGTCTTAGTGATGCTTCTTgccatttttaatttatcaatAACCA catTTATTTCACTGTTCAGTAATAAAGGAAATGACACCGAAGAAAATGTCactgtaataaaaatatactcaATCATTTTGAAAAGAGTGTGCAGAATTCTTTTATGGTTGATGGGAGTAAATAGAATAGAAAATCAGCATTTATGTGATAATGAATGGCCCAAAAATATAGTATCAAATCATGTATCAGCATTAGATCcactttattttattcaagAACATGCGTGTAGTTTTGTTGCAAAAAGATCAATACGCgatgatttttttattgggTTAAGTATTAGAGTTTTAAAATGTGTGTGTGTGCAACGAGAAACAGCTGAAGATAGAAAAGCCGCATTAGATAATATACGAGAAAGACAATTAgctgttaataaaaaagattcTAATTATCCATCATTTGTTATATTCTCAGAAGGTACTACAACTAATGGTAAACAACTTATATCCCTAAAAAAAGGGGCATTTAACGCATTACTTCCAATAACCCCAGTTTTgattgtatataaatacgaCTTCTTAAACCCAGCATATGATAGCATACCATATGATTGGTGGGTTATCTTAATGCTTTGCACT TTTCAGTCAATCAGCCTAAAGGCATATTGGCTTCCCAAGGTGCATCCACCAAGCAAAGAGAAATACCCAGATTTAACGACAGAAGAACTAATAGATATGTTTCATGACGAAGTatcaaaaattatgtttcaaagcatgaaaaaatacaatcCTAAGGCACCTCAAGATATAGATGATTATAAGGATTGGCCAGGATCCTTACGAATGAAATTtgctttttataaatatgcttTAGGATCATTGACGGAcgaatttttcaaaaatgaAAGCAAACCATCCCAAGTTTCCTGA
- a CDS encoding arginine--tRNA ligase, putative — translation MNRWVFMVWFGFFFLEGFKFKKVSHILNDSNYLYNQTNNKNKYIDAYLERNKIIPLKKWKNKQKKINSLNTHLYSSLYSNPDSDIKKEDSIYEIINNAIKNVAKKIKKNENLVIPKQYLLEDNKLYDDYEYQSGIVMYIDRDFIDGIPTNGDEHKRKDLRQQIIEGLKNECSNIIDDILLSSNGILNIRVKEEYIKTKFYEFHNQLNENKQDFQTKNNEKKNVVLDYCGVNMAKHMHVGHLKSLFLGNALSNIFDYFNFNVNNRNHIGNWNTNIAMVITFYIFFLSENGCNKSFINSSCLSQTSEKVKENNNCSTDIFVEQNENLEIVKKYLDILNNLEEDNFYDYYEKFNMNELENVNLDNIDKAYKISKQLYSMSPLFQNCAKHVLSLMYKYDDKAMQLWNTLCSKTKKENDEILRKFKVHKLVEKGEDFYVKYVPKVLEEMEKKNILFKFGNKLCVLFKKKKKDEILETEKMKINNYDNDDKDYYEVVQVDDKIYDNLKNGDMNVLKENYNILTLKNDIAYTYAGIDLAAIYYRVYFEKADKIIYVVDENQKKHFMQIFSIYKHMNIFSKNVECKCICYGFVLNNEKKKIKTKNFANNIFVKDVIENLEKIEVKKNDENGYSDNVDKNKEEKVTYNKKYYTNKNYKDLLLSSIVYSYISVKNCKRQAINNLINPYNFEYIYIINNYNDIYFILKNLQKSNYSFMFEEKYNINMDYRLKKLLLDIMNFKNVLKNIIYNYNVDKLCSYLFSLSQKIHHFTRDSFNKNYLHYFEEKNVHKFLNFIKNANKEKLGNTTTNTEKQQYDILDDEKETYLNLFINFIKSDKDNNPTISKINSLSKDELNKILSFFLNKTLEIIAMQSYLFIVSEIFDILNLYLVKVDT, via the exons ATGAATAGGTGGGTGTTTATGGTGTGGTttggttttttttttttggaaggatttaaatttaaaaaagtgagtcatattttaaatgatagtaattatttatataatcagACTaacaacaaaaataaatatatagacgCATATTtagaaagaaataaaataataccattaaagaaatggaaaaataaacaaaaaaaaataaatagtcTAAATACACATTTGTATTCCTCTCTATATAGCAATCCGGATagtgatataaaaaaggaagactcaatatatgaaataataaacaatgcaattaaaaatgttgcaaaaaaaataaaaaaaaatgaaaatttagtGATACCaaaacaatatttattagaAGATAATAAACTTTATGATGATTATGAATATCAATCAGGAATAGTTATGTACATCGATAGAGACTTTATTGATGGTATTCCTACAAATGGGGATGAACATAAACGTAAAGATCTTCGACAACAAATAATTGAgggtttaaaaaatgaatgttCTAACATAATTGATGATATACTATTATCTTCAAATggtatattaaatataagagtaaaagaagaatatataaaaacaaaattttatgaatttcATAATCAactaaatgaaaataaacaagattttcaaacaaaaaataatgaaaaaaaaaatgtagtaTTAGATTATTGTGGAGTTAATATGGCAAAGCATATGCATGTTGGTCATTtaaaatcattatttttaggaAATGCATtaagtaatatttttgattattttaattttaatgtaAATAATCGAAATCATATTGGAAATTGGAATACTAATATAGCAATGGTcataactttttatatattttttttgtctgaAAATGGGTGTAATAAatcttttattaattcatcTTGTTTATCACAAACTTCAGAAAAGGTTAAAGagaataataattgttctactgatatttttgtagaacaaaatgaaaatttagaaattgttaaaaaatatttagacattttaaataactTAGAGGAGgacaatttttatgattattatgaaaaatttaacaTGAACGAATTAGAAAATGTAAACTTAGATAATATTGATAAggcatataaaatatctaAACAACTATACTCTATGAGTCCTCTATTTCAAAATTGTGCTAAACATGTTTTATCTttaatgtataaatatgatgacAAAGCTATGCAATTATGGAACACTCTTTGTtctaaaacaaaaaag gaAAATGATGAGATTCTTCGAAAATTTAAAGTTCATAAACTAGTTGAAAAAGGGGAAGATTTTTATGTGAAATATGTTCCTAAAGTTTTAGAAGAAatggaaaagaaaaatattctttttaaatttggaaataaattatgtgtcctttttaaaaaaaaaaaaaaagatgaaattTTAGAGactgaaaaaatgaaaataaataattatgacaATGATGATAAAGACTATTATGAGGTTGTACAAGTagatgataaaatatatgacaatttaaaaaatggagaTATGAATGTTttgaaagaaaattataatattttaactttaaaaaatgatatagcTTATACATATGCAGGTATAGATTTAGCTGCTATATATTATAGAGTCTATTTTGAAAAAgctgataaaataatttatgttgttgatgaaaatcaaaaaaaacattttatgcagattttttcaatttacAAACATATGaacatattttcaaaaaatgtagaatGTAAATGTATATGCTATGGTTTTGtcttaaataatgaaaaaaaaaaaatcaaaaccAAAAATTTtgctaataatatttttgttaaagatgtaatagaaaatttagaaaagattgaagtaaaaaaaaatgatgaaaatggaTATAGCGACAATGTGGATAAGAACAAAGAAGAAAAGGttacatataataagaaatattacacaaataaaaattataaagatttattattatcttccATAGTTTATTCTTATATTAGtgttaaaaattgtaaaagacaagcaataaataatttaattaacccttataattttgaatatatttatattattaataattataatgatatatattttatattgaaaaatttacaaaaatcaaattattcatttatgtttgaagaaaaatataatattaacatGGATTATcgattaaaaaaactattattagatattatgaattttaaaaatgtattaaaaaatataatatataattataacgTTGATAAATTATGTTCTTACTTATTTAGCTTGTCACAAAAAATTCACCATTTCACTCGTGAcagttttaataaaaattatcttCACTAttttgaagaaaaaaatgttcataaatttttaaactttatcaaaaatgctaataaagaaaaattaggTAATACTACTACCAATACAGAAAAACAACAATACGACATATTGgatgatgaaaaagaaacatatttgaatttatttataaattttattaaaagtgATAAAGACAATAATCCTACAattagtaaaataaatagccTTTCCAAAGATGAGCTAAACAAAATTCtatccttttttttaaataaaacactTGAAATAATTGCTATGcaatcatatttatttatagtcTCGGAAATATTCGATATTCTGAATCTTTATTTAGTAAAGGTTGATACGtag
- a CDS encoding elongation factor 1-beta, putative encodes MASSNANLLTVKGESDYGKLNSFFADNSYFENYMLSANDIKIYCQIKCVINKDTYPHLYRWYSHISSLPKNVLDKYMDNKNCKKNCQKKPANDDDDNDIDLFGDTNNDDKSILEKKKQEKEEALKKKKQKEKEKNRSILIIEIKPKSIDTDISKIPKLVKEKIVDENIKWGEEVKKLPVAFGLYKLHMSCIIYDDFVNTNELIEKIENIDLDSEEDKKKRTLILGIDDEEYDEDSPEVEDDLDFLIQSAEIITFNKL; translated from the coding sequence taacagTTAAGGGAGAAAGTGACTATGGAAAATTAAACTCCTTTTTCGCTGATAATTCTTActttgaaaattatatgttaagtgcaaatgatataaaaatttactgtcaaataaaatgtgtaaTTAATAAAGATACTTATCCTCATTTATATCGTTGGTATAGCCATATTAGTTCATTAcctaaaaatgttttagataaatatatggataataaaaattgtaaaaaaaattgtcaaAAAAAACCTGCCaatgatgatgatgatAATGATATAGATCTTTTTGGGGACACcaataatgatgataaaagtattttagaaaagaaaaaacaagaaaaagaagaagctttgaaaaaaaagaaacaaaaagaaaaggaaaaaaatagatcTATATTAATCATCGAAATTAAACCAAAATCTATTGATACAGATATATCTAAAATTCCAAAACTcgtaaaagaaaaaattgttgatgaaaatattaaatggGGAGAAGAAGTCAAGAAATTACCAGTTGCTTTtggattatataaattgcATATGtcttgtattatatatgatgattttgttaatacaaatgaattgattgaaaaaattgaaaatatagattTAGATAGTGAAGAAGATAAGAAAAAGAGAACATTAATTTTAGGAATTGATGATGAGGAATATGATGAAGATAGCCCAGAAGTTGAAGATGACTTAGACTTTTTAATCCAATCAGCTGAAATTATTACCTTTAataagttataa